The sequence TCTCTAATGGGATCGTAATTATCAATCAGGAACTGGAACTTTTTCCAAATCTCTGTGTTTATGAAAATATTTTTGTTGGACATGAAATCCACAATAGCTTATCAGTTATGAGTTGGGACAAAACAAAAAAAGAAGCAAAAAAATATCTGGACATGGTAGGACTGGATGTTGATATATATAGTTTAGTTGGTTTGCTTGGTGTCGGGAAACAGCAATTAGTTGAAATTGCAAAAGCATTAAGTCAAAATGTAAAACTATTGATATTAGATGAGCCAACTGCAGCATTAAATGAAGATGATAGTGATAATTTATTAAAATTACTTGTTGAACTTAAAAAGCAAGGTATTACTTCAATTATGATTTCACATAAACTAAAAGAAGTTGAAGCCATCGCTGATTCTATCACTGTTATTCGCGATGGAAAGGCCGTTGCCAGAATGACTAAAGAAGAGATAAATGAACGAACTATAATCAAAAATATGGTTGGTAGAGAGATTGAAGATATTTTTCCTAAAAGACCAAAATATACTGGTGGAGATGTCGTACTTGAAACAGTTCACCTAAATGCTTTTGATCCTTCTCTTAATCGATATATTGTAAGTAATTCAAATATAAAGGTTCGAAAGGGTGAAGTCGTAGGAATTGCGGGATTAATGGGTGCCGGGAGAACAGAACTTGCACATAGTCTTTTTGGAAATCCAAAGAAATATAAAATAACCGGTTCTACAATTATATTTGGAAAAGCAGTTAAACTAAGTTCGCCAAAAATAGCAATTGAAAATGGTATTGCTTATGTATCTGAAGATAGAAAAAAAGATGGACTCATTTTAGAAGAAACAATTGGACAAAACATAACTGTTTCTGCATTAAAAAAAATATCAAAAATGGGTGTTATTAATTACTTGACTCAGAATATGTATGCTGAGAAGTATGTAAATGATTTGGATATAAAAACTCCCTCTATATTACAAACGGTTAAAAACTTAAGTGGTGGGAATCAACAAAAAGTACAAGTTAGTAAATGGTTATTTGCAGAACCTAAAATTTTAATTTTAGATGAACCAACTCGGGGTATTGACGTTGGTGCAAAATATGAGATTTACACAATTATTAATGATTTAGTAGCAAAAGGCATGAGTATAATGATCATTTCTTCAGAATTACCTGAGATTTTAGGTATGTGTGACAGAGTTTATGTTATCGCTGAAGGTGTTCAAACCGCTGAATTTGACATTAAAGATGCTACGCCGGAAAAAATTATGGAAAGGGCAACAGTTTAGGCTGGTCGCAAGCGTTGCTTGCTGCTCGCCTATGCAACCTAAGGCTGGTCGCAAGCGTTGCTTGCTGCTCGCCTATGCAACCTAAGGCTGGTCGCAAGCGTTGCTTGCTGCTCGCCAATGCAACCAGAGGAGAAAGAATGGTAGAAGATCGAAATGTATTCCAACAATTTGGATGGGTAATATATAAATATTTCCTGACGTTAATCTCAATGTTAAGAACAAATATCAGAGATTTTGGAATGTTTATTGCTTTAATAGTCATCTTTGTAATATTTCAGTTTATGACAAATGGAATTTTCTTAGGAGCATTCAATTTTACAAATTTATTAAATCAATCAGCCTATGTTGCAGTATTAGCGGTTGGTATGACACTTGTAATCGTTACACAACAAATTGATTTATCAGTAGGATACATCGGGGCATTCCTTGGAGCTTACGTTGTCGTCGCAGTTGAAACTGGTGGACAACCTGTAATCTTAGCATTACTTGGTGCTTTAGTCATTACTATCATTGTTGGTATCATTAAAGGTTATTTTGTAGCTAAAATTAAAGTGCCTTCATTTGTAGTAACCTTAGCCGGAATGTTTATTTTCAAGGGATTATTATTCTTTAAAACAAACAATAGAACAATCTCAACAACAAATGATTTCTTCATTAAAGTCGGTATTGGATACTTACCAACATATGATGTTAGTGGATATGATTTATTTTCACTGATTTCTGGTGCTGTCATCATTATTGCAGCAATCACTTCAGGAATACTAACTCGTAAAAAACACGCAAAGCTTGGTATTCCAAGTGAGAAAGTTGAATTATTTATTACAAAGATTTTTCTTCTATCAGTTGTTATCGGATATCTGACATATACATTTGCATCGAATAAAGGTATTTCCTACCTGCTATTAATTACTGTTGTTGTAGTCGTTATTTATCATTTCATGTCAACACAAACAACTCTGGGTAGAAGAATCTACGCCGTAGGTGGAAATCCTGAGGCAGCTGAATTATCTGGTATCAGTGTTGAAAAAACGATAATTATTGTATTTGTATCAATGGGTATCACAGCAATGATTGCAGGTATTATGTATGTTTCAAGACTTGAAAATGCATCACCAAAGCATGGTCCTTTCTGGGAATTATATGCAATTGCAGCTGTCTTTATTGGTGGAACCAGTGCAAAGGGTGGAATTGGTAAAGTAGTGAATGCAGTGGTTGGTGCGGTGGTTATCATCTCACTGAAAAATGGTATGTCATTAGCAGGTATCGACGCAAATATCGAACCAATCATCTTAGGATCTGTATTGTTGTTTGCTGTCGTATTTGATATCTACACAAGAAACGTTATGCCTGTTGATTTAGTCGGTATGCATTATGCCAGGAAAGAGAATAAAGCAGAGCTCCTACTCGCCCGTGATAATTTTTTCAAAGCTAAGAGAGAACTTCAAGAAGCTGAAAAAGAAAATCGGCAAGATCTTATCGAATATGAATATAAATTTACAAATGCACAGGGTGTATTCAACAAAATTAAAGATAAAATCAGAGTCAGTGTAGAAGCAGATTTTATTAAAGAGTAAATTTTTGCAGAAAATTATTAAGCTGCAATTTTTAATATTTCACAGGAGGAATATATGAAACGTTTTATAGTTACACTACTGACTTTAGTAGTAATTTCAGGGATTTTTATTGGTTGTAGTGGGAACAAAACTTCAAAAATTAAAATTGGTGTTGTATTACCAGATGCATCAGAAGAAAGATGGGCAAACCAGGATGGTGCATTCTTTAAAGCAGAACTGGAAGCATTAGGTGAAGGTTACGAATTTGAGATTTTATTTTCTGAGGGTGATGAATCAAAAGAGAAACAAAATGTAGAAGCCTTAATCGCCAAAGGTGCTCAGGCTATTATTATCACAGCACATGGTAATGGTGGAGCATCAGTTGCTACTGCACATGCTGAAGATGTTATTGTCATTGCACATGACCGTATGGCAAAATCTGCTTCAGATGTAGCTGATTATTATACTACATTTAATAGCTGGAATGTTGGTAAAGCAATGGGTAAACATTTAGTTGACTCAGCTAAAGCAGAAGGTTTTTCTGCCAGTAATAAAGCCGATTTAGCAATTTTCTCCGGTCGCGTAGTTGACTGGCCAAATGCAACATATTTCTTTGGTGGTGCTTTTGAAATGATTCAGCCTGAATTAGATATGTTTAATATTGTGAATCAGGATCCAGCTCCCTTCCTGGCACTGGATAAATACACAGAAGCTAATTTTGATGATGGTGCAAAAGATGCATTACAGGCTGCAATGTTACCAATTGATACAGATTGGAATCCTGAAACTGCCGGTATCAAAGCTGCAGGTGTAGTTGCACAAATCACTAAAACTTCTGACACAGTATTTGTATTGGCTCCAAACGATGATACTTCAGCAGCGATTCGTCAGGAATTTGCTAAAATGGCATCACCATACAGCAAATACTATACTACTGGTCAGGATGGTTCTAATGTTACATTAGCAAGCTTAATGGGTGACGTTGTTACTGGTAAGGGAACTCAGACTATGACAGTATTTAAAGACGTTTCTAAATTAGTAAAAGACTCAGTTGCAATCGCTAAAAACATCGTTGATGGTGTTGATGGATTAACTGGTTTGTCCGGTGGACCTTCAATTGATGGAGCAAAAACTGCTTATTCACCAATTGATACATTATTAGCTACAGATCCACAATTAACTTATGACACAATTTTCGCTACAGGTTACAAATCAGAAGAAAACCCAGATTTTGGTGACATCGATTTCAGTCCTTACAAATAATAATTAGTTCAAAGTAACATATTGAAAAATACCTTAAAGCCCGGCTTTAAGGTATTTTTTTTGATAGGAAAGGTTATAATATATGATAAGGGGTTACGTCTTTGAAAGCGGAACTTTTTTACCGCTGAATGGAGGAACTCAAGCATTGTTGCACACCCTGTACTGATGATATATATAGAGAGGTTTACTATAGATATGAGCCGTAAAATTCAGAAAGAAAAATCGGATTTGAAACAGATAAACAGTTGTTTTCGAACTTGAAGATCCTCAAGCTGATTTTCTGACAGCCCTGAGAATCAGTTGATTTCATATAAAATCAGATCATGGTTCCTAAGGATGAAGAGTGATTGATAATATTTACAGGATACTGTTGATAACCCAGTTTGCATTGACAGTCCCTATCCTGGTTCTTCTTTTGTATATTAAAGCCCCTTATGGCAAATTCGGTCATACAGGAAGGGCTGTCTTTGTATGGGACTCCCGTATGGCCTGGATGCTGATGGAGCTGCCTGCCGCTGCGACTATCTTTGTTCTGTATCTCTACTCTCCGGCAAGAGAGGAGGGCTCCCTGAATGTTATCTATCTGTTGATCTGGGAATTCCATTATCTATACAGAACCTTTATCTTCCCTTTTCTGATGAAGGGCAGCAGGAAGAATTTCCCGGGAGCCATAGTATTCTCCGCCTGGTTCTTCAATGTGATGAACGGTTTTATTAATGGTTATTTTCTCTTTTATCTACGTCCGGGGGTGGATAAAAAAATCTTTACAGAATCTCCCTTTATTCCCGGATTGATTATCTTTCTATGCGGTTTTTTCATACACAGCTATTCAGATTCCCTTCTCAGAGGACTGAGAAGGAAGAATGGGGAG comes from Oceanispirochaeta sp. M1 and encodes:
- a CDS encoding ATP-binding cassette domain-containing protein, which encodes MKSITKSFPGVKALDEVDILVEKGEIHFIVGENGAGKSTLMKVLSGIYPYGDYDGDIIFDGKIKHFHGIKDSVSNGIVIINQELELFPNLCVYENIFVGHEIHNSLSVMSWDKTKKEAKKYLDMVGLDVDIYSLVGLLGVGKQQLVEIAKALSQNVKLLILDEPTAALNEDDSDNLLKLLVELKKQGITSIMISHKLKEVEAIADSITVIRDGKAVARMTKEEINERTIIKNMVGREIEDIFPKRPKYTGGDVVLETVHLNAFDPSLNRYIVSNSNIKVRKGEVVGIAGLMGAGRTELAHSLFGNPKKYKITGSTIIFGKAVKLSSPKIAIENGIAYVSEDRKKDGLILEETIGQNITVSALKKISKMGVINYLTQNMYAEKYVNDLDIKTPSILQTVKNLSGGNQQKVQVSKWLFAEPKILILDEPTRGIDVGAKYEIYTIINDLVAKGMSIMIISSELPEILGMCDRVYVIAEGVQTAEFDIKDATPEKIMERATV
- a CDS encoding substrate-binding domain-containing protein codes for the protein MKRFIVTLLTLVVISGIFIGCSGNKTSKIKIGVVLPDASEERWANQDGAFFKAELEALGEGYEFEILFSEGDESKEKQNVEALIAKGAQAIIITAHGNGGASVATAHAEDVIVIAHDRMAKSASDVADYYTTFNSWNVGKAMGKHLVDSAKAEGFSASNKADLAIFSGRVVDWPNATYFFGGAFEMIQPELDMFNIVNQDPAPFLALDKYTEANFDDGAKDALQAAMLPIDTDWNPETAGIKAAGVVAQITKTSDTVFVLAPNDDTSAAIRQEFAKMASPYSKYYTTGQDGSNVTLASLMGDVVTGKGTQTMTVFKDVSKLVKDSVAIAKNIVDGVDGLTGLSGGPSIDGAKTAYSPIDTLLATDPQLTYDTIFATGYKSEENPDFGDIDFSPYK
- a CDS encoding DUF1295 domain-containing protein — protein: MIDNIYRILLITQFALTVPILVLLLYIKAPYGKFGHTGRAVFVWDSRMAWMLMELPAAATIFVLYLYSPAREEGSLNVIYLLIWEFHYLYRTFIFPFLMKGSRKNFPGAIVFSAWFFNVMNGFINGYFLFYLRPGVDKKIFTESPFIPGLIIFLCGFFIHSYSDSLLRGLRRKNGEGYHIPRGGLYRWISNPNYLGEWIQWSGWALLTWSLPGLAFSLFTFANLFPRALANHQWYRRNFENYPAERNAFLPFIRIHRKDIYTGDTEI
- a CDS encoding sugar ABC transporter permease, producing MVEDRNVFQQFGWVIYKYFLTLISMLRTNIRDFGMFIALIVIFVIFQFMTNGIFLGAFNFTNLLNQSAYVAVLAVGMTLVIVTQQIDLSVGYIGAFLGAYVVVAVETGGQPVILALLGALVITIIVGIIKGYFVAKIKVPSFVVTLAGMFIFKGLLFFKTNNRTISTTNDFFIKVGIGYLPTYDVSGYDLFSLISGAVIIIAAITSGILTRKKHAKLGIPSEKVELFITKIFLLSVVIGYLTYTFASNKGISYLLLITVVVVVIYHFMSTQTTLGRRIYAVGGNPEAAELSGISVEKTIIIVFVSMGITAMIAGIMYVSRLENASPKHGPFWELYAIAAVFIGGTSAKGGIGKVVNAVVGAVVIISLKNGMSLAGIDANIEPIILGSVLLFAVVFDIYTRNVMPVDLVGMHYARKENKAELLLARDNFFKAKRELQEAEKENRQDLIEYEYKFTNAQGVFNKIKDKIRVSVEADFIKE